The Argonema galeatum A003/A1 sequence AAACTGGCTTTGCAGCAACTCTTTACTCATGAAGTGGTGCTGACGTATTGCCAGCCGCTTCTGGATGAGTTCAAAGCTTCCCTTAAGGTAAACCAGCCGTATTCGTTCGGGGTCAAAGTAAAGCATCTCGCGATAAGAAGATTTTAGGGCAGAACACGCCAGTATCATGTCGCGTTCTTCTCGCAGCCATTGAGCTTGAGCCGACTGCATTGCCAAAAGCCACGGTATCCTATCCGCATCGGTGAGGGGAATGCCTTTGCTCATCTTTTCAACGTTCGCTGGCGAGTGGAACGAATCGGCGTCGCTAAACTGCCAATTCAGTGCCGACGCCAGCATCATTCCAACGGTAGATTTTCCGGAACCGCTAACCCCCATAACGATAACGATCATCTTGCCACCATTGAGTGTTTTTAGCTATGAATAGTTCAGCTTAATCCTGCTTAACACAGTCGCCTCTTACTTAAGCAAGAAAAATTCTGTTTCCCACAATTGTTAAGATTCTGCCTTAAGAGCTAAGAACGGGTTTAAAGTAGTAGATAAAATTAGTTAAGGCCGTACATAATAAAGGGAGTTTACCAAATGTCCAGAGAAAGCGCCGATCTATTTTTAGAAGCTGCTACTCAAGACTCGATTTTACGAGAAAAGTTGAAAATAGCAGGCAATCCGGAGGAATTCGTAAAAATTGCTGAGGCTTTGGGCTACAGTTTTTCAACTCAGGAGTTAAAGTCTGTAGTTAAAGAAAATAGCGAACAGGTGACGCTGAGAAGAAAAACAGGCGTTTGGCCTTGGCTGCGGCAGGTCACCTGGGTTTGATCCGCTCCGCTTATTACCCCCTTTAGCTACCTAAATTCGGGGGGTCGGGGTATTTTCAAGGATCAAGTTTCGTTATTGTCGGAAAAACGGATAATGTCATCTTCCCCAAGGTATTCTCCATTTTGCACTTCAATCATTACTAGGGGAATCACCCCTGGATTTTCGACCCGGTGAGGCGTAGACAGGGGAACGTAGGTAGACTCTTTTTGCTTGAGCAGTGTTTCCTTACCATCGCAGATGACTTTGGCTGTCCCAGAGACGACAATCCAGTGTTCGCTGCGATGATAGTGCATTTGAGTACTGATGTGATGACCCGGTTTTACCTCAATGCGGTTAATCCTGTAGCGTTCCGCTTCTTCTAATAGTGTGACTGTTCCCCAGTGTCGGATGCGAGTTTTAGCAGGCTCCGAAGTCAAGGTGATGGTATTAGCTTGTTCGTCATTTTGGTTTTCAGGCATAGCAGTCTCCTCAAATTCACTTGTACTTTGTTTTTAGGACAATAATTATTAAGTTCAAGGCGAAGGTGAACAGGTTGGCGAGAATAACGGGCAAATCATTTTTGGCAATTCCATAAAGTAACCACAGAAACACGCCTAGACTGAAAGTAATTAGCATTCCAAACGAGAAATCTTTAGCTGACTGGGATTTCCAGGTCTTAATTATTTGCGGCAAAAACGCGATCGTTGTTAATGTACCCGCTACTAGCCCCAAAATAGTCAAAAAATCCATACTTATTTATATTTAGTTCTAATGCTGCGGTTGGTGGCAGATTGCTTCGATGTTATAGCCGTCTGGGTCTAGAACAAAAGCTGCATAATAATTTGGGTGGTATTGGGGCCGCAAACCGGGCTTGCCATTGTCGGTTGCGCCATCTGCCATAGCCACCCTATAAAAGGCATCCACGGCTGTTCGCGTCGTCGCCTGGAAAGCAATGTGGAAGCCTGCTGAAGGTGTAATGGCTGTGGTTAGCTGCTCTTGACGACCGATCCAAAAGATGGGCTGATCGCTTGGGCCGTAGGCTGCCACCTTTTTAGTGGCCAAGTTCATAGCCATGCAGCGCTTGAAGCCAAGTTCTGCCAGTACGGTATCGTAAAAAGCTAGACTGCGGGCAAAGTCTGACACGCCGATGGAAAGATGGTCAATCATGTTAATATTTGCTGTCCGTTTGGTACTGCGTTGCTGCGATCGAATCCCAACTCAACACTAACTCAGACTTGGATTTTGAGCATTTCCTTTGATTGTGTTATCTACCCATGTCTAAATTTTTACCAGTAGTTTACCATACTTTATTTACAGCCGCAACGATTGTGGGACTGTGGATGGGCGCAACTAAAAACAGCAGCGCCGAGAATTTGGTTACCGTAAAATCGAGTAATTTTGACACGCATCAACTTTCGTCTTCGGCTCTTGAGGCAGGCTTTAGCGTATCCCAGGCTACTGATAGCTTAACACCAAGTCTGATTAACGGACGTGCGATCGCAGTCATCGGTCAAGGTCAAGCAACCGCACCAGCAGACACAGCACGTCTTGAATTTCGCTTCGCCAGTCGCGCACCCGCCGAGCCACCACCGCCAGCAGCAACAGAAACACCCGCAGAGGAAACTGCTTCTCTACCGGGAGAGGAACTCCTCAAGCCTGTAGTTGACGCCCTGGTTGCCATTAAAGTACCAAAGGATAACATCACAATTGAAACCAGTTCTTTAGAAAATCCCAAGCTGCTGGTGAAGCTCGACAAGCCAACTCGCGAACGAGTGCAAGAAGTTGTCAAGGTGGCCAGTTCTGCCCTTCAAGGGGGTGACGCTCTGTTTATCCAGGGTATCGGCGCAGAGTATGCGGTGAATAACTGTCAGCCACTGGAGAGTACCGCTCGTCGTGCTGCTTTGAAAGATGCTCAAAATCAGGTTAGAGGTATTGCGTCGGAAATGGGTGTGGAAGTTGGAGAACTTCTGTTGGTGACAGTTTATCCGATCGTCAGTCCTGCATCTGTCTCTGCTTGCGGCTCGAAGGTTGCTGTACCAACCTCCCCCTTTGCTGCATTAAGTGAAAATACACCGCCTTATAATCCTTCCGCTCCAACTGAGGTGCAGGTGAGGAGTCAAGTCAGCGTCACTTATGCCATTAAATAGGGGCTAGGGAAGTCACTCATTCAAAAGTCAAAAGAAAGAAGAAGAGGCTAGGGGCTAGGGCGTGGGGGAGTGGGGCTAGGGGAAGAAGGGGAAGAATCCTTCTTTTGACTTTTGACTTTTGAATGAGTGACTTCCCTAGTTAGATCTAGGCAGTGATGAGGTGCTGAAGTTACAGTTGTAGAGACTTGGGTGAGAGTAGGGATACGTGCTTGGGTGGATGACGCGATCGCACTCTATATCCTAGCCGTTGCTCTGCCCGATCGCTAAGTCGATCGTTTAATCAGGTAATAAATTATGACTTACACAACCGAACCTGGAAGTTTCATCAAAGATTTGGATAAAGTTGCCAAAGCCCGTCACGATTTCGCACGCTGTCTCGGTAAAATCGCCACTACTCTCAATGAATCTGAGTCGGAAGGAGAATCTGCATCTGGTGGACTGGGTTTAGAAAGAGATATAGAAGATATCGATTTAGCCAGAAAAAATTTACAGCACGGTGTATTTCGGCTCCTAATTTTAGGAGATATGAAACGGGGCAAAAGTACCTTCCTAAATGCCTTAATCGGGGAAAATTTATTGCCCAGCGACGTGAATCCCTGTACGGCAGTGCTAACCGTTCTCCGTTACGGGCCACAAAAGAAAGTTACCGTCTACTTTAAAGAAGGTAAACTTCCCGAACAGATGGATTTTCCAACTTTTAAACAGCAGTACACAATAGAAGCTGGGGAAGCTAAGAAACTAGAAGAAGGAAAAAAAATAGCTTTTCCCAATGTGAACTATGCCGTAGTGGAGTATCCATTACCGCTGCTGGAAAAAGGGATTGAAATTGTTGACAGTCCGGGGTTAAACGATACAGAAGCGCGAAACGAACTTTCTTTAAGTTACATCAATAATTGCCATGCTATTCTCTTCGTGTTCAGAGCCGATCAACCTGTGACGATGACAGAGCGTCGTTATTTGGAAAATTACATCAAAGGGCGGGGGTTAACCGTTTTCTTTCTGATCAACGCTTGGGATGAAATACGCAAGGCGCTGATCGATCCGGATGACACACAAGAGCTGCAAGAAGCTGAAGGGAAAGTGCGTCAAGTTTTTCTAACCCATCTGGCTGAATATTGTCAAGTCGATGGTTATGATATTTATGATGAACGAGTATTTGAGATTTCTTCGATCAAGGCTTTGCGTCGGCGGGTAAAAAATGCAGATGAGGGTTTGGAAGGCACTGGATTTACAGAGTTTATGGGTGCCTTAAATACGTTTTTGACTAAGGAACGGGCAGTTGCACAATTACGGCAAGCTAAAATTCTAGCACGTCAAACTTACAACCATGTAAACGAAGCGATCGATCGCCGCATCCCTTTGCTAGAAAAGGATGTTGAGGAATTGAAACGGCGGATAAGTTCGGTGGAACCGGAATTTAAGGAACTGACGGAGATACGCGATCGCTTCAAAGATGAGATTATCAACACGCGAGACAGGAAGGCAAGAGCGATCGCAGATTCTTTTCGCACCTACATTTTGAATTTAGGCAACACTTTTGAATCAGATTTTTTACGCTATCAGCCTGACATAGGCTTTCTTGATTCTCTTAACAAGGGTAGACGGGAAGAATTTAATGCCGCATTCAAACAAGCGTTCGAGCAATACGTCAACGATAAAATTTCCGCTTGGGAACTTACAGCCGAACGAGAAATTCAAGATGCCTTCGCGCAACTATCCCAGAGTGCTTCCCAGTACGGTTCCGCCTATACAAAGGTAGCAAATGTCATCAGTGAAAAGTTGATCGGGCAAAAGGTATTCGCCTCTCAAAATATAGATGGTGAAGAAAGTTCGCCAGCTTGGGCGAGTTGGGCGATGGGATTTTTCTCATTAGCTTTGGGTAATGTTGCTGGTATAGGGCTTGCTGCGGCAGGATTCGATTGGAAAAATATCCTCGTAAACTCTCTAGCCGTAATTGGAATATGGAGCTTTTTATCCATTTTTTCCATTTCCTTCATCGCAGGGCCTGTCGGTCTTCTTATACTAGGTTTGGGTGTTGGAGCTTGGCAAGCAGATCAAGCCCGAAAAGAATTGATCAAAGCCACCAAAAAAGAGTTCGTAAAGTATGTTCCGCAAATAGCGCAGTCACAATGGGAACCAATTCATCAAGCTGTCAAAGATTGTTTTGATGCTTACGATCGCGAAGTCACCAAGCGGATAAATGATGACATTAACTCTCGACAAGCTGAATTAGATAATCTACTTCAGCAAAAGCTATCGCGCGAAATTAATCGCGATAAGGAATTAAAGCGTCTGAAAAATGTAGATGCTGAGATTTTATCCGAATATCGTAATCTTGAGTCTGTGTATGAGGATTTACTTTCATACCAATCTTAACCAGAGGCGACACTGTTCTTGTGGGATGGGCGTCTCGCCCGTCCCCACAAACTCAAGGGCAGGCGATACGCCTTGCCCCTGCCCCACAAGATTTATCTCTTCAGTCCCTAATAAGGTGAAATAAACATGAGTTACAAAGTTGAAACCGATCGCTTTCTCAAAGATTTGGAAAAAGTCGCCCAAGCGCGAGCTGAAGTATCCACATCTCTTGGCAGAATGGCCCAAACAATAGAGCAAGCCGAATCGCAAGGAAAACAAACCTCTGGCGGACTCGGTTTAGAAAGAGAAATAGAAGACATCAAAGTAGCCAGTAAAAATTTAAGCAAGGGTGTATTTCGGCTGATGGTTTTAGGGGATATGAAACGGGGCAAAAGCACGTTTCTCAACGCTTTAATCGGTGAAAACTTATTACCGAGTGACGTAAATCCCTGCACGGCATTGCTAACAGTTCTCCGATATGGGCCAGAAAAGAAAGTAACTGTTCACTTTAAGGATGGTAAAAGTCCCAAACAGCTTAATTTTAAGAGTTTTAAGCAGGACTACACAATTGACCCCGCAGAGGCAAAGAAACTCGAACAAGAGAAAAAGCAAGCCTTTCCTGATGTTGACTATGCTGTAGTCGAGTATCCGTTACCTTTGCTGGAAAAAGGTGTGGAAATTGTTGATAGTCCCGGATTGAATGATACAGAAGCGCGAAATGAATTATCGCTGGGTTATATCAATAACTGCCATGCAATTTTGTTTGTTTTGAGAGCATCGCAACCTTGCACTTTGGGAGAGCGTCGCTATCTTGAAAATTACATCAAAGGTCGAGGGTTGAGCGTCTTCTTTCTAGTCAATGCTTGGGATCAAGTGCGAGAGAGTTTGATTGACCCTGACGACACGCAAGAATTGCAAGAAGCTGAGGGGAGATTGCGGCAGGTTTTCAAAGCTAACCTAGCTGAATATTGCGTTGTTGATGGTTATGATGTTTATGATGAACGAGTGTTTGAAGTTTCCGCAATTAAAGCGTTGCGTCGGCGGATGAAAGATGCCTCCGCTTCTCTGGAAGGGACTGGTTTTACAGAGTTTATGGGCGCACTAAACACATTTTTGACCAAGGAAAGAGCTATTTCGGAAATACGGCAAGCTAGAACTCTAGCACGCCAAACTTCTAACCGCGTTTGCGAAGCGATCGAACGTCGTGTACCATTGCTGGAGCAAAATGTCAAGGAATTGAAAGAAAGGATTAATTCGGTTGAGCCAGAGTTTAATAAACTGACTAAGATTGGGGATGAATTCAAGCAGGAAATTAAAGCGATTCGCGATAGTAAGGCGAGAGGAATTGCAGATTCTTTTCGCACTTACGTCCTCAACTTGGGCAACAGCTTTGAAACCGATTTCATGCGCTATCAACCAGAACTAAGATTTACGGATTTCTTTAGCCAAGGTAAACGAGAAGCGTTTGAAGCGGGACTCAAACAGGCATTCGAGCAATACATCACCGACAAACTTTCAGCTTGGAGTATTACCGCTGAAAAAGAGATAAATGCAGCCTTCTCCCAGCTAGCCAAAAGTGCGGAAAATTATGGCGCTTCTTACAATAAAGTAACAGACAAAATTACCGAAAAGCTAACTGGACAAAAGGTACAACCTACCATAAGCACAACGCCTGAAGATAATTCTCCTACTTGGGCAAAATGGGCGATGGGACTTTTTTCCTTAGCGCGGGGTAATATTGCTGGCGTCGCAATGGCGGGAGCGGGATTTGATTGGAAAAATATCCTGCTGAATTTGATTACTGTGTTTAGCATCAGTACCATTATTGCTACTTTTACCGGGATTATTTTAGGACCGTTGTATTTAGCATTATTGGGAATGGGTGTAGGTGTTTTGCAAGCAGATCAAGCTCGTAAAGAATTGGTGAAAGCTGCCAAAAAAGAGTTGGTGAAATATTTGCCGCAGGTGGCAGATCAGCAATGGCAACCGATTCACGATGCAGTCAAAGAATGTTTCGATGTGTATGAAAAAGAAGTGAGCGATCGCATTAACGATGATATTAAATCCCGCAAAGCCGAGTTAGACAATCTGCTTCAGCAAAAAGAATCCCGTGAAATCGATCGTAAAACTGAATTAGAGCGTCTCAAGAAAATTGAATCAGATGTTTCTTCTGAATCGCAAAGTATTGAGAGTGTGTATCAGAATTTCTTGGCATCTGTTGGGTGAACCCCACCCCCCAACCCCCTCCCCGTCAACGGGGAGGGGGAGTAAGAGGGAGAAAGAGACAGAAGGAGGGGAAAGGAGTTAGAAGCAGATAAAAGCAGGTATAAGCAGATAAAAGCAGGTATAAGCAGATAAAAGCAGGTATAAGGAGGGAGAGAGGGAGAAAGAGGTAGAAGGAGCTAGAAAGAGGTAGAAGGAGGCAGAAAGAGGAGGAGAAATACGCCCCTCCCCGCAGGCGGGGAGGGGTTGGGGGTGGGGTCAAAACTATTAGCAAACAAATGGAGGTTTTACAAATGAACAATTTGCCAGGATGGATTCCTAAACCTAGCTCGTGGTTGAGTGCAGTTCTCTTAATTTTGCTCGTGAGGGGGATTGCAGTTGCGATCGGGAGAATTTTTGAAATGGGCTATTCCCTGATGGATCTTTCACCCAAGATGCAAATATTGTTATATTTTGCACTATTACTTTCGCCTATTCCCGTCGTTGCGATCGCACACCATTGGCTGAACGTATTTCTCGATCGCTATTCGCCCAATACGCGATCGCCAGAACTGGGCAAAATTGAGGGAATACTCCCCGGTTTAATGAGTTGGTGGGAGGGATTGTATGGCTGGATGACGATCGCACTCGCAATGCTCTTAAGTGGTATGATTCGGTTCATGTTCTTTTTCTCGTATGACTCACTATACGAAATGCTTGGCTGGTGGGATGAACTGAGAAATTTTTTCACAATTTATACGTTGATCCGGGTAGTTGCAGCCGCATACCTTTACGAATTTGAACATACAGTGCGGCATCATTTGATGGCGGCGGGTGCTGCAAATCAGAGCGAGCGGGAATAATATTAGTAGTAAGGACTGAAGTCCTTAGCCAATAGATTTTAAAGGACTTCAGTCCTTACTACTAACAAATTTAAATTTTTAATATAGCAACCGCCTTGGCGGTTAAGACATTCTGAATTCCTGAAACGTTGGCGGATTCTAAACACTTCTTCCCCTAGTCCCTAGCTATAACTAGATTTCCTGAAATGCCGATTAACCCCAATCTTAGCTACCGGACTCAATCAGTCGATACTTCTATTGAAGCTGAGCAAGTACAGTTTAGACTCTGGCGAAAAATGACGCCTGCACAAAAAGAAGCTCTCTTTAGGCGTGTAGCCAAACGAGGGCCAACATTAGCGTTGATGGGCATTAAAACTCAGTATCCCAATGCCTCAAAAGATGTTGTGAGACAGCAATACATCAGGAAGCGTTTAGGACAAGAAGTGGCTCATTTATTGTCTGAATTGAACTATAAAGGAGAGCTAATGATAGAAGATCCAATTTGGCTAGCACACCTACTGGCAGTTATTTTAAACTCGTTGAATATCCCTTACTATGTAGGTGGTTCCGTAGCCAGTTCGCTGCAAGGAGAAGTGAGATATACCGAAGATTTAGACTTAGTAGTAAATATTCAACCTACCCAGATTCAGCCGCTAATTGACGCAATGGCAGGACAATTTTATATCAGTGAGGTAGCTGTAGAAGATGCCATGAGTGGCAGGACTTTATCGTTTAATGTCATCCACCTGACGACAACGGAGAAAGCCGACATCTTTGTGATGCGCGATGATGAATTTTCTCGCTCTAAAATGGCGCGTCGTCAGCTTCACATTCCTGACGGCGATATTGACAAATGTTTTTATGTGTGTACACCTGAAGATACGGTGTTGCAGAAACTGGTTTGGTTTCGGATGACTGCTAGGGAGTCCCAAAAGCAATGGCGGGACATTTTAGGCGTGCTGAAGCTACAGGGGGAACGACTGGATTTTGAGTATCTCAACCAATGGGCGCAGGCGCTACAATTAACAGAGCTACTAGCACAAGCTTTGCGTGAAGCTGGTTTGTCAGGTTGAAAATTGCGATCGCCCACTTCAAGCGCAGTAGGAAAAAGGTAAGAATAACTTTTTATTTTCAATTTTATGGATTAGATAACGCACAGAATAGGAGCCGATAGAATAGTATGCAACAGCAGGAAGTTCATCATAACCTTCAAAATAGTCTCAAGTCAGCATTAGGTTTGCTGGAAATCGATCCAAAATCCCAGCTTTATCAAGATGTCACATCTGTCTGCAACCATCTTGCCAATCCCGGTTTTCGGATTGCTGTTTTTGGCCCTTTTAATTACGGCAAATCAACCCTAATCAATGCCATCCTGGGAAACCGTGCCTTACCAATTGATATTATTCCCACGACGGGTGCTGCCATTTATGTCAAATATGGCAATGAGCTACGAACTCAGATTGAAATGTTAAATGGCAGACAAATCAACGAAAGCGGTACGGAAATTCTCAAGCAGTTTGCTATCCTAGATGGCGATCGCAGAATGAGGGATGATGTCGCCTCTGTGCAGGTTTTCTGTCCTCACCCATTCCTGCAAAATGGCGTAGAACTGCTGGATTTACCGGGAACGAACGATCGCGAAGAACAGGATAACTTAGTCCGCGACAAACTCCTGACCGCAGATTTAATTGTTCAGGTGTTGGATGCTCGTCAGTTGATGACTTTAGGCGAACGGGAAAAGTTGCGGGATTGGTTGAGCGATCGCGAGATTAAAACAGTACTTTTTGTTGTTAATTTCGTTAATTTACTGGAACCAGAAGACCAAAAAGAAGTGTACAAACGTTTGCGATTTGTAGCGGAAAGTTTTCGGGCAGATTTACCACCAAATATCAGTAATCTATACCGCGTTGATGCACTCCCTGCATTGAGATCAAGATTAAAAGGAGATGTAGCGGCTGCACAAAGTAGCGGACTGGCTAGTTTTGAATCTGCACTGCAAAGTATTTTGGCAGTAAAACAGGAAAATATGGGCGATGTTCGGCTTCCGCGTGTGGTAGCTTTAGCTTCTCAAATTCAACAATCCTTACAAGCAAAAGCTCAAGCCATTTCCACCGAAGTAGAAGCCTCTAAAAACAAGCGCCAAGCTAAAATTGAAATCCAACAAAAAGCCGAAAAACTAATTAAACAAGGCTTTGCCGCTAGCGTTACCGAATTGCGAGACTGGTTGAACGCGCAAACACTTGTATATCGCTATCAATCCGAAGCCGGAGCAGCACTTGGGCACAATCAATTTAGCACCTGGGAAAGAGACTTTTTTAAACCAAAAGTTGTACAACTTCAACAGGCAGTGGTAAAATGGGTTATGCAAGCTTGTGACTTTTTTAATCATCCTCAACCTGAAGATTTATCAATTTCTTTTCCAACCCACCCACAAGTAACTTTACCAAATCAACCAGCAGCTTCAGATAGTTTAAGCGATACTGCTTCAGTAGGTGTAGCAACTGGTTTGGGTTGGGTTTTGGGAGGCCCTGTAGGAGCAGCAGTTGTTGGTGGTGCTGCCTATCTTTTGAATAAGAATGTAAAACAAGACAAGCAAGAATCTTCAGAAGAAGTTTATCAAAATCAGGTAGCACAAATTTATGCTGATGCTGCTAAAGAGTATCTGAATCGCTTCAGTAGTGAAGCTCTTTTAGCGCT is a genomic window containing:
- a CDS encoding gluconokinase, which codes for MIVIVMGVSGSGKSTVGMMLASALNWQFSDADSFHSPANVEKMSKGIPLTDADRIPWLLAMQSAQAQWLREERDMILACSALKSSYREMLYFDPERIRLVYLKGSFELIQKRLAIRQHHFMSKELLQSQFDTLEEPESAIFVDAAQPPDAIVQQIITTLGI
- a CDS encoding Nif11-like leader peptide family natural product precursor produces the protein MSRESADLFLEAATQDSILREKLKIAGNPEEFVKIAEALGYSFSTQELKSVVKENSEQVTLRRKTGVWPWLRQVTWV
- a CDS encoding phosphomannose isomerase type II C-terminal cupin domain, giving the protein MPENQNDEQANTITLTSEPAKTRIRHWGTVTLLEEAERYRINRIEVKPGHHISTQMHYHRSEHWIVVSGTAKVICDGKETLLKQKESTYVPLSTPHRVENPGVIPLVMIEVQNGEYLGEDDIIRFSDNNET
- a CDS encoding SemiSWEET transporter; translation: MDFLTILGLVAGTLTTIAFLPQIIKTWKSQSAKDFSFGMLITFSLGVFLWLLYGIAKNDLPVILANLFTFALNLIIIVLKTKYK
- a CDS encoding VOC family protein, with translation MIDHLSIGVSDFARSLAFYDTVLAELGFKRCMAMNLATKKVAAYGPSDQPIFWIGRQEQLTTAITPSAGFHIAFQATTRTAVDAFYRVAMADGATDNGKPGLRPQYHPNYYAAFVLDPDGYNIEAICHQPQH
- a CDS encoding SIMPL domain-containing protein (The SIMPL domain is named for its presence in mouse protein SIMPL (signalling molecule that associates with mouse pelle-like kinase). Bacterial member BP26, from Brucella, was shown to assemble into a channel-like structure, while YggE from E. coli has been associated with resistance to oxidative stress.), whose amino-acid sequence is MSKFLPVVYHTLFTAATIVGLWMGATKNSSAENLVTVKSSNFDTHQLSSSALEAGFSVSQATDSLTPSLINGRAIAVIGQGQATAPADTARLEFRFASRAPAEPPPPAATETPAEETASLPGEELLKPVVDALVAIKVPKDNITIETSSLENPKLLVKLDKPTRERVQEVVKVASSALQGGDALFIQGIGAEYAVNNCQPLESTARRAALKDAQNQVRGIASEMGVEVGELLLVTVYPIVSPASVSACGSKVAVPTSPFAALSENTPPYNPSAPTEVQVRSQVSVTYAIK
- a CDS encoding dynamin family protein — encoded protein: MTYTTEPGSFIKDLDKVAKARHDFARCLGKIATTLNESESEGESASGGLGLERDIEDIDLARKNLQHGVFRLLILGDMKRGKSTFLNALIGENLLPSDVNPCTAVLTVLRYGPQKKVTVYFKEGKLPEQMDFPTFKQQYTIEAGEAKKLEEGKKIAFPNVNYAVVEYPLPLLEKGIEIVDSPGLNDTEARNELSLSYINNCHAILFVFRADQPVTMTERRYLENYIKGRGLTVFFLINAWDEIRKALIDPDDTQELQEAEGKVRQVFLTHLAEYCQVDGYDIYDERVFEISSIKALRRRVKNADEGLEGTGFTEFMGALNTFLTKERAVAQLRQAKILARQTYNHVNEAIDRRIPLLEKDVEELKRRISSVEPEFKELTEIRDRFKDEIINTRDRKARAIADSFRTYILNLGNTFESDFLRYQPDIGFLDSLNKGRREEFNAAFKQAFEQYVNDKISAWELTAEREIQDAFAQLSQSASQYGSAYTKVANVISEKLIGQKVFASQNIDGEESSPAWASWAMGFFSLALGNVAGIGLAAAGFDWKNILVNSLAVIGIWSFLSIFSISFIAGPVGLLILGLGVGAWQADQARKELIKATKKEFVKYVPQIAQSQWEPIHQAVKDCFDAYDREVTKRINDDINSRQAELDNLLQQKLSREINRDKELKRLKNVDAEILSEYRNLESVYEDLLSYQS
- a CDS encoding dynamin family protein is translated as MSYKVETDRFLKDLEKVAQARAEVSTSLGRMAQTIEQAESQGKQTSGGLGLEREIEDIKVASKNLSKGVFRLMVLGDMKRGKSTFLNALIGENLLPSDVNPCTALLTVLRYGPEKKVTVHFKDGKSPKQLNFKSFKQDYTIDPAEAKKLEQEKKQAFPDVDYAVVEYPLPLLEKGVEIVDSPGLNDTEARNELSLGYINNCHAILFVLRASQPCTLGERRYLENYIKGRGLSVFFLVNAWDQVRESLIDPDDTQELQEAEGRLRQVFKANLAEYCVVDGYDVYDERVFEVSAIKALRRRMKDASASLEGTGFTEFMGALNTFLTKERAISEIRQARTLARQTSNRVCEAIERRVPLLEQNVKELKERINSVEPEFNKLTKIGDEFKQEIKAIRDSKARGIADSFRTYVLNLGNSFETDFMRYQPELRFTDFFSQGKREAFEAGLKQAFEQYITDKLSAWSITAEKEINAAFSQLAKSAENYGASYNKVTDKITEKLTGQKVQPTISTTPEDNSPTWAKWAMGLFSLARGNIAGVAMAGAGFDWKNILLNLITVFSISTIIATFTGIILGPLYLALLGMGVGVLQADQARKELVKAAKKELVKYLPQVADQQWQPIHDAVKECFDVYEKEVSDRINDDIKSRKAELDNLLQQKESREIDRKTELERLKKIESDVSSESQSIESVYQNFLASVG
- a CDS encoding dynamin family protein, which encodes MQQQEVHHNLQNSLKSALGLLEIDPKSQLYQDVTSVCNHLANPGFRIAVFGPFNYGKSTLINAILGNRALPIDIIPTTGAAIYVKYGNELRTQIEMLNGRQINESGTEILKQFAILDGDRRMRDDVASVQVFCPHPFLQNGVELLDLPGTNDREEQDNLVRDKLLTADLIVQVLDARQLMTLGEREKLRDWLSDREIKTVLFVVNFVNLLEPEDQKEVYKRLRFVAESFRADLPPNISNLYRVDALPALRSRLKGDVAAAQSSGLASFESALQSILAVKQENMGDVRLPRVVALASQIQQSLQAKAQAISTEVEASKNKRQAKIEIQQKAEKLIKQGFAASVTELRDWLNAQTLVYRYQSEAGAALGHNQFSTWERDFFKPKVVQLQQAVVKWVMQACDFFNHPQPEDLSISFPTHPQVTLPNQPAASDSLSDTASVGVATGLGWVLGGPVGAAVVGGAAYLLNKNVKQDKQESSEEVYQNQVAQIYADAAKEYLNRFSSEALLALRQYEEKAAKVINFQVPDEPIELSSKRYQLNSLNACLENLDRELESVRASLG